A stretch of DNA from Cyprinus carpio isolate SPL01 chromosome A25, ASM1834038v1, whole genome shotgun sequence:
GATGAGACAACACATACCCTGATTCATATCTTCATGTCGTTCCATATTAAACTGCTGACTGAAGTAATTTGACTTTCATTATTGATTAATTCAAGCTAACTATGCTCTGTAGTTGTTTTCAGAGCTGAAGTAGAGGTCAAACAGTTACTGGTCGGCTTCAGCAAAGCCTCTTCTGCTTTGTAGGGTCAAACAATAAATGAAGAGTGACTGGCAGTGTCAGGACAATGTGTGCAATTGTGTTTTGATGGGTGTAAGGCTTCAGTCTATTTTAGTGAGCCACTCAAAGGAGGCCAAAGAGGCCATCAAATATGCCTGGGTTTTCTGGTGCACTGACATTGTCACACTCTCATTCCCTTGGAGTGGTCTTTGGAGGAACAGGTATGAGCTATTTGGCACtgtaaaaacaatgcatttaattcctctaaaatgaacaaatttacCAATGAGATATAACTTCAGACATCAATTTAATGCGTATAGCAAAGCTCAGATAATTTGGTATTAAAAACTTTGATGAGACATGGTTGGTTACATTGTTTAGATAATAAACGGATAAACGTCACAACAAAGAAGACAGATGGAAGACTGTAACtggacttcacacacacacacacacacacacacacacacacacacacaatactgtatcttgaatataattttgcatgtaaacatatttaatataattttttattctttccatTTTTCTTGACCTCTAATGGGCCAGCTATAATTATATTTCCATTCAGAATAATATAATtagtttcataatattattattttttttaaaacaaaaaaactgcatattgCAGTTTTCATATGAACATTATacgctctcagaaaaaaaggtacaaaagctgtcactggggtggtagcTATACGATTTACCTTTGtataaagagtccatattgggaCCTTAAAGGAacattagtacctaaagtgtacatattcgTACCTAAAAGGTACTGACACAGCTacagcttttgtaactttttatctgAGAGTGTACAAAGCTATTTAAAGACAAGGATTTCTTGCATTTGGCATCCCATCATCTAGCCACAACGCCTAAAAATAAACCCAGGACAAATGGCAGGTGGTAATTCACTACATATCTCTTGGAGTGTCACCTCTCAGGGAGAATCAGATGTGACAAGGGCAGctcacattacaaaaaaacagtGCTTCCACCTGCCCACTGTCCTCTAAACCCAAGAAATAATTTACACCACATCGCCTCCTGCCAGCACTTAATGTGCATGAAAATTATCAGGCTCTTGAGATACCTGTCATAGCAAAACATGGAACAATTTGATATTTGTTATTTCTACTTCCTCTCTTTTTTATTGTTGTCTGACATTTTATCCTTTCTGTTTTTCATAGATAAGGTTTTAATTTTTGAGTACAAGTTAGTAGTACCGTAATAAGTGCTAAATGCTTATACCAGTTTGCCTTATTTACTCTTATAGACTGTCATTTCCAAccaaatttatttctgttatggcTAGCATCGCCGTTAGACCTTTGAACTGGTCATTAATATGGTTTTGGCCACCAAAAAGAGGCATTCAAACCAGTCTGCATAACTGCATGTCTTTGCCAAAAGAAAGATTTACTGTGCTACTGTAGTTTACTGTGTGAGTCTATATTAGTGAGACATTCCCATGCATGCTGAAACTATAAATCCAAGTATTTTCTTTGATCCTCAGTCAGCCAGTTAACTCGCACTCCAGTCTTTTCTTCTTCGAGCAGGTATGTCTTTTTTAGTGGTCATGTGTTTGGTTAGTATTTGATGGCAAATGCATCATTATTCAGTTGTTAGAAGGGGTTatggattatattattattagctgtTAGGGTATatgttcaaatatttatttattcaaaactgGCAGGAAATTGGGCACGGTTGCATTGTTATATGTTCAGATGTCTCTCAAATTGGTGACAATCCTGGAAGATTTTCAGCGATGCTAAAACTCACGGACGCTATGCACAGAACTCCTACTGCTGCATAGAGGATGGATTAAAGGGTCTGACTACCCATTTCATTGACAAATTAGTAATAATTTATGCATGATCCTTTTAAAGATTGCATAAATGatacacattatattaaatatggaaAGTGGGAAGAAAATTAggttttccttatttatttattaaatatttattatttattttgctgtgctATAAAACTTTTTTCTGGAATTGTAACTCATTAAGTTgtctgatatttaaatattaaatatgatgaaatatgttTGCATATGGTAGTCAGCTTACCATGTCTAATGCATTGGAAAAGTGATAGTTGTGACTTGCAATAGGACATCACATGGTTCCAACATTGTCTTTAagtgactttatatttaaaataaaactctagtTTTCTTTGTCAGGTCATTATGCCATACCAGACAACAGTGTGttgttgttaacaaaaaaatcattaaatgaaattatcattaaattaaaaaatcattaattgaaataaagctgaaataaaataagatataaataagatgtaaataaatataaaataaaaaatatataaattaaaaataaatgaaaatgtgactaaaatataaaaattaaagataattcaaaatactTCTAATTAAAAGTAGGTAAcgtaaataacactaaaatactCTAATTTGTTAGTTTTCTAGTAAGTGTTTCACAGTACAGGTGACTTTAAAATGCAGTATTTCACAGATAAGTGAGAACTACAGAAGGATGTCTGACACGTGAGTATCTCCACCTTCATCAGTAATAACCAGCTATTTATGAATTATGATATCTGTCATGTCTCTATTAACATTCTCTTCTATCTATGCTCCAAAGGCTGCATCAACCGAAGCCCCcaaccaaagccaaaacccaaGATCACTTCAGCTCGTCGGTTGTAGGTGAGCGCCATCTGCTAACCACAGTTATACACACAGTTTGCTGGGCACTTTGTGTGCTCAAATAGAGAGATTCTACATTTGATaacaaaagtaatacatttttctttggaTATGACCACAACGGACCTGTCATCCTGAAGATAAGGCTGCTGAATACAACACTGGAAATGCTGAAGCAGGATAAAGAGAAGGAGAGGGAGCAAGTGATCAGTGAGAGAGGTCCTCCGCTTAATCTTTCCGGTCTGTCAGTACAGGAATTGCAGGTACAATTAGACCAAACTCTTTAAATAGATCACTGAACTCCGTTTATAAAACCTAAAGGAAGCGTTAACCCAAAAAAGTAAACTCTGACATCATTTAGGCATACTCACCCTCGTAACCTTCATAGGGGACATAATGATGGAAATATTACAGTagctatttatttagttttaattggtTACcgtgatttaaataatttagtaacACATGCATTTTCAACTATTTTGTTAAGACTCTATTTTGTGTGTAGCATCTTTGCAGGGATTTGCATCACAAGATAGACGTGATTGATGAGGAACGTTATGACACTGCCTTTAAGGTGTCCAAAAATGACAAGGAGGTATTAAAAACAGAGTAGCAAACACCAGCATTTGGTAAACAGTTCTCATTGATGAAGCTATTGTGCTCTGTTAGCATTGAATGGAACAGTTGGAACTCGGTCAAAGGATTGTGTTATAGTGCAAAACAGTTGTAATTGATTAAGAAGATCTATGAGATGAAGAGCAAGCTGAAGAGGCCTAACCTGAAGAGAGTCAAACTGTACGCTGAACACATGTTAAGTGTCCTTCTAGGCTCCAGACACCAGTCCGTTGACTTCAAAGCTAACCTGAAGACAGTGAAGAAAGAAGAGGAGAAGGTAAGActatataaaatactttaaatagaCAGAAGTGCTAATATATATTTACCTTCCACAGAAAGAAGAGGTCACTGCGTAAAAACATAGAGGCCATGTCTGGAATGGAGGGCTGGAAGAAGCTGTTTGATGTTGGACAGTAAAAGTTAAATACTAACAGTCATAGAGGCCctcagtgtatttattttgttttatcattttcataaacATCTTATTGCATATCATCCCTCTTAGCATATGACAAGTTGGTCAGATAGAAACTAGCACAAAAACATCATGTCTGTGCAAAATCTCTTTAACTGTCTCGCAGATGGCAGCAGTACCAAACCAAAGATGACGTCAAAGATGTAATCTCTGTTTTTGCATTTCAGAAAGTACATTTTCTACTAACTAACAACTAACAAACTAACAATGTTTCACTGTAATGTGTTTTCTTACTTTTAGTTAAGGCGAGCTGATCAGTATCACAGAATGCAGTTTACAATAAGTTCTCATTAGTAAagattagttaatgcattaactaacaatgagcaatacatttatagtatttattcatctcagctgtaaactttattttttttttaaataaaactattcattgttagttcatgttagctccattatccattaaataatattaacagacacttttgattttaataatgtattagtgagtgttgaaataaacattaagaaagattaataaatgcataattttctttattagaTGGTGTTAACTGATgccattaactaatgttaacaaataaaagtCTTACCAGGTACGCACATATTGAACATTGGAAATAAAATCTGATGTAAcagtaaatcaaaatgaaatgttttaatactcGCTTGTAAAATGtagtatttcaaattaaaagttttcttCACATCGTAATATTTGCTACAGCTGCAGTTCTTCTTTTGACATACAGATGGCAGCCTACAACAATAtatcaagaagaagaagaagaagaaacactcAGCATGTcaccagagaatgtctaatatggcccTTTGTGTTCAAGGTCCCTTATATCTGTTATTTTAGATCTGAATTAGTTGAggttttatgaaaatattaatatcataatgtcaacagatttttttaaatgtgcctttTAAATAGGATATGGTATTATTAATACCATGAGATACTGTATGTGGCAATGATATTGTACTTTTCCTAGGATATACAATACAAACTGTATAACCAATCCCAAAAAGAACAATAGTACATGAAACTTCCAGTTCCAGTTCTGAAAGTTCCAGTTTAGATAAAATTAGGTCAGGCAACACACAGACCTATTACATTACAGTCTCATTAATGCTGGAGTATTGTTGCTCTCACCCTTAGTCTAGAGAACATAAAGTACACTTGAGCAGCAGGTGCCCCGTCACTCTGCAGCCTGGGATGTGAAGCATTTGACTGTAATAATAATGTGTGGACAGTAGTCTATTTTAGTGAGCCTCTGACGAGTGCTTCAGTGTCTATAAATCTGCAGAGTTTCTTCCCTTTGGCCCAAACAGTCATACTTCCATCATCTGAGAGGTACGGACCTTCAGCTTATAACAACTGCTAGCTATGCATGCGTATTAGATAGTAGTTCTATATTTTTGTGTAGCTTCTTTCTTCTTGCATCATTTTATTGACATTACcaaagaatttaaaaacattaaatatctaaATCTGTGCTGTAAATGCATGTATGGCTACACTAAGCACTTTTGCTGTTTTAAGAaagtctattttaatatttttaaggttttttgtaATACTACATTTGAACACAAgtcttgtattttttgttttgttttaaatattttgttatttgcatGTCTccaggaaacaaacaaacaaacaaataaaaacaaaaaacaaaggcaCTAAAATGACTGAATCTGTGTAagtattttcaaaacttttataaatattatattatttaaaatcataagttattatgtatattataaaaatgataaatctgtttatgtattaaatgtgtgttttcatttctgGCCCTATCTGTGTCAGACCGGtgagtaacttacatttaaacactgtatttaatatttgaaacataCTTTACaagtacatttatattttcatatcaaaCTGAACACTGCAGCATTTGTGAGTCACATTATTGGCTCTTTCCTTCAGAAAAAGCCCAAGATTTCTGCATCTCGTCgattatttttaaaggttagTTTCTAGTCTCTGAAATGATCTtgacttatttttttgtatgattttttatttatttaaccattttaatgAACAACTCACCTTGATCTACGTATGAATATTATATGTCCATGGTTCTTCTGCAATTGTAATGCATTGTAGACCAAAATACTGAAGAAGGCCAGCACACTGCTGGCAGAGGAAAAGGAACAGAAAAAGATTGACAGAGAGCAAACACTCAGTGAGAGACTTCCCCCTCTCAAACTGTCTGGACTCTCCATACAGGACATACAGGTTATTATTCTTTGGCCTTTTGTCAGAATTATTTTGAAACTATAGTTTCTTACGTGCCATTGCTCTGTTTACAGAATCTGTGCAAAGAACTCCATCAAAAAATTGATGTGGTTGATGAGGAACGATATGACTTTGAATCTAAAGTTGTCAAAAATGATAAGgaggtaaaacatttttttgctttaaaatgccattattgatgcatttattaatcgatgcattcattttaatagCCCTGACTGATGCTTCTGCTATAGATTGGAGATTTAAACCACAAAGTCTTTGAGCTGAAGGGTAAAATGAAGAGACCTGCCCTGAAGAGAGTGAGGGTGTCTGCTGATGCCATGCTGGGGGCTCTGCTAGGTGCCAGACACAAGGAATCCATTGACTTTAAAGCTAACCTCAAGACAGTGAAGAAGGAGGAAGAAAAGGTAAGAATGAACATTCGGTACTCAGTACTTTGACATGAATATCATACTCAGACTTTATGGATTCAGagcttta
This window harbors:
- the LOC109087345 gene encoding troponin I, slow skeletal muscle-like is translated as MTESVPKKPKISASRRLFLKTKILKKASTLLAEEKEQKKIDREQTLSERLPPLKLSGLSIQDIQNLCKELHQKIDVVDEERYDFESKVVKNDKEIGDLNHKVFELKGKMKRPALKRVRVSADAMLGALLGARHKESIDFKANLKTVKKEEEKKEEVTDWRKNVDAMSGMEGRKKLFAGPTAQ